The nucleotide window CTCCACCACCTTCACCTTGGTGCCGCGCTTGGTGGCCCAGCGCTCGACGGGGTCGTTGTCGACGTCCGTGAAGTTGAAGAAGAAGGGCGGCTTGTTGGGGAAGTCTGTGTCGAACACGCCACGGACGGAGCGGTAGTAGGCTCCGAGGATGTCGACGGCCGGGCTCGCGAAGCTGACGTTGTTGAGGCTCGCCGCTAAGCGGTTGCCGCCGGGGCCCCCGCACGTCTCGTTGGGCGCGCAGGGGAGCACGTTGACGGCGATGGTGACGAGCATGCGCTCATCGACCTTCCTCGGCACGTTCACCGGGTGGTCCTTGCTGCCCAGCGACCGGAGCTGCGCCGTGTATGCCGTCGCCGAGTCGATGTCGTTGACGCCCGGAAGGTTGGCAGGGAACTCCGGCCGGCCACGCGCCGGTGCGTCGTCCATGTATTCCACGATGGCGGTGGCGGTGCTGTTGTTGACCTCGATGTTGGGGTTGGACGCGAACGTCCTCGCGGCCATGTAATACCGGCCGCCGTCAGCGCGGTTGGCTTGGAGGAGTGCGTCCATGGTCTGTCCCGGCGCAATCATGATGTGCTTGACGGCGAACGGCTTGGTGTAGTGGCCGTCGGTGCCGACCACGGTGAGGTTGTGCCCGGCGACGCCGAAGAAGAGGTCGTTGGAGAGCCCCGCGTTGATGATCCGGAGCAGGTACGTCTTGCCGTGCTGCACCGGTATCTTGTAGGTGCCGGCCTTGGAGCACGGGAACAGGTCCCCCGGCTGTCCGTTGATGGTGTTCGCGTCCGAGATGTTGATCTCGCCGCCGGTTCGCTGCGCCTCCTCGAGTAGATGGTTCACGTCGGCATTCCACCACTCACCTGCATGCATGAGATCGGACATATCAAGTTAACAACAACTTAGCTTGATTATAAGCATGGATGAAAGCAATGGAGCAGTATATACCGAGGATGACAGGTATCTCCTTGTGTGGCTTTTTGAAAGGGAAGGTGGTTCCGAGCTTGGGGTGGATGACAATGGCGCCGTGGACTGTGGTGCGGTCGAAGTCGCTGTGCGCGTGCCACCAGAGCGTACCCTCTTCCTCCGACAAGATGACCCGGTAGGTGAAGTTGCCGCCGGGGCGGATGGGACACTGGGTGATGTACTCCGGCCCGTCGGACCACGGGTTGCGTGGCTGATCCACACCATGCCTGTGTACAACATACACATATGTCGAGTCAGAAAATAGGTTTATGGATGGCCGGCGGCCAGGCTAACTAGCTAACTTACCAGTGGATGGTGATGTTTTTATCGCCTTGGTTGTAGACATTGACGATGACGAGGTCGCCCTTGCGCGCGTAGATGGTAGGGCCAGGGAACTGCCCGTTGACGGTGAGAACAGTCCTCTCCTTGCAGAGCCTCGTGTAATTGCTCTCCTTAATCTGCACAATATGATGAACGAACGCCACAAGTAAGTTTATGATCATATGCTGAGATGGCATGTGCAAATGTTAATTAAGAGAAGTGAATTTATGGATGTTAGATACAGAAACGAATGGGAATAAATGCAAGCAGACTTACAAAGAAATCGTGGTAGCGAGTCTTGGCGCCCTGAGCGGGGCTAACGGAAACTCCCAGCGCTAACACCGCCCCAAGTAACCAAAGCACCGCCGGTATCTTAGCTACACCCATCGTCGGCCGACGGCCGTCGCCACTCACTGAGCTCTGCTCAGATCGACGGTGAACAGTCGGAGATTAGCTAAGAAGCTAGCCACAAGTTATGCACGCACGTTAGCTGCTGTGCTGCTTGAGCAAATGTGGAAACTAATGTGTGGGATGGAATGGCCTGGTGATGGCAATCCCAAGCAGACGCACGAGGTATTTATAGGTCGTATGGAGGAGGGCGACAGGATCGAGCCCGGTCGACGatgcgtgcgtgcgtgcatggTTTCATATGATTACCTTCTTTGTCAAATATAATCGGTAGAAAGGCGAAGGCTTTGGCCGAGCCGCCCACCGCAACGACGtgcaatgcatgcatgcgtgcagtTACCCCTGAATTGATTATCGTTGGTTGGTCGCTGTCATGCATGCTGTCTGTGACGACGACATCGTCAAGGCCCTGAGCCCTTCGCAGCAACTGCCCGCGGAATTTAGTTTCAGTAGATTAATCTATCCAATCACACGTACTTTTTGAAAATTAATCGGAAAATCAACACGAGCTTTTGGAACACGCGGTGCTTTTGATGCTATATCgttgttactccctccgttcagaaatataaaaTGTTACAATTTTTTTTAAAGTTGAATGTATATAAACATATTTTAGGGTGTTTGTTCACTTATTTCAGTTTGTATATAGTTTATATTAAAATAtctaaaacatcttatatttgcgAACAGAGGAAGTAGCATTTTGACCACTTTGTGTCCATTTGTCTAGCAGAAATGAGCAAGGTAATCAACGCGTGTGGAAATGCAGGTCAAGCTGACATTTGTGGTAACCGGGAGACGTGATCAACTACGCAATCAACACAAGGAAACAATCATGCATGTATCTCCGGCCGTCAAGGAAATACTAACCTGGACTGTCAAACCGCGGTGTGACCATTGAATATAATCTTTTAGGACGACCGTTGAATATATTGACGAAGTTATGTGAGGGCCAACCTGGGCCCTCGCCCGCTGTAATGACCCGCGAGGGGATCAGATTAAACCAGAGGTAGGTGAGGTTTGTTTGGAATGGAAATATCTTCATGTTATGATGACCAAGCTGGGTTTTGCACCTGTCTGGATCTCTTCTGTGATAAAAATGGTGACCTCTGTTAAATTCTCAGTTTTGTTTAATGGAAAGAAGCTCGAGGAATTTAGACCTACAAGGAAAATTCGGCTGG belongs to Triticum urartu cultivar G1812 chromosome 7, Tu2.1, whole genome shotgun sequence and includes:
- the LOC125523172 gene encoding putative laccase-9, producing MGVAKIPAVLWLLGAVLALGVSVSPAQGAKTRYHDFFIKESNYTRLCKERTVLTVNGQFPGPTIYARKGDLVIVNVYNQGDKNITIHWHGVDQPRNPWSDGPEYITQCPIRPGGNFTYRVILSEEEGTLWWHAHSDFDRTTVHGAIVIHPKLGTTFPFKKPHKEIPVILGEWWNADVNHLLEEAQRTGGEINISDANTINGQPGDLFPCSKAGTYKIPVQHGKTYLLRIINAGLSNDLFFGVAGHNLTVVGTDGHYTKPFAVKHIMIAPGQTMDALLQANRADGGRYYMAARTFASNPNIEVNNSTATAIVEYMDDAPARGRPEFPANLPGVNDIDSATAYTAQLRSLGSKDHPVNVPRKVDERMLVTIAVNVLPCAPNETCGGPGGNRLAASLNNVSFASPAVDILGAYYRSVRGVFDTDFPNKPPFFFNFTDVDNDPVERWATKRGTKVKVVEYGAVVEVVFQDTSILGAENHPMHLHGFTFYVVGRGFGNFDEQKDPATYNLVDPPHQNTVSVPKAGWAAIRFRAANPGVWFMHCHFDRHVLWGMNTVFIVKDGKAPEAKMLPQPPNMPTC